DNA from Macrobrachium rosenbergii isolate ZJJX-2024 chromosome 13, ASM4041242v1, whole genome shotgun sequence:
agcttttatcggttttgaaatattttcacataaatcacgataactgccaaaatttcaaccttcggtcaactttaacgcgaccgaaatggtaaaaaacgcaattgtaagctaaaactcttacattctagtaatattcaatcgtttaacttcattttgcaataaattgaaagtctctagcacaatatttcgatttatggtgaatttttaaaaacattttcccacgtctcgcgctgtaactcggcgaacatctcggaaattctttcgtctcgttgttgtaatatttgcactgctttatattagtcgttacataaagttttatatatgaaaatgtgcgcaatttcatgtagaatacaacagaaaataactcatggttgtagcttttatcagttttgaaatatttccatataaatcatgataaatagaaaaaatgcgactttcggtcaactttaactcgaccgaaatggtcgaaaactgcaattgtaagctaaaacacttacagtttagtagtattcaatcaattagcttcatttttcaacaaacgggaagtctctagcacaatatttcgatttatggtgaatttttgagaaaacattttttacgtcctcgcgtttaattcatgcatcattttgtgataatattttctctgtgttgctttgatcgttttaaaatttgttatataccaaaatcattgcaatttagtgtacaatacaactaaaaaaattaactcattagctttaaccgctttgcttacagcgatttgtatacaattatatacgagtttttttttttttgttcgctgtcatatattccaatatttatatatgataatgatattcttttcatttctgatggttatgtactaaacttcaggcaatgagaaaaaatgagccaaaatgaactcttaatcttaaaaactaagcttgcAAGgcgattttttgaaaaaactttttccgcttcgggcGCTTAACTCACCTAACACCGCCGCATACTTGAGAcgttttgtaaatagggcttcgtgTTAAAGGGTTAACAAGGTATGGAGGGGCTGGTAAAGCATTATTTTGTTCGTCaaattttgctaatatttctACCTCTAAGTTTGTATTCCTTCACAAATGAAAAACCAAGTTCCTCTTCATTTCCAAGAGGAAACCAAGTTTCTTTTCATATCATAGAGCAAGGCTGCAAGTTGCCAAATCCTCTCAGCCTCAACATATGCCGGACTTTATAGGAATCATCCCTCCACTGCTCATATGTAGGACTGGGAAGCTGGCATTTTCAGGTGAAGAGGACATTGCAAGGCATGTTCTTTTGACAATACTTGCTGTGCAAGGAGTGAGCATCAGTATAAAAGACGAAATGTTCTCATGGAAgcaagtaaaatattttgaagatagtTTACCTTTTATTTAGATAATATAAACCGTAAGTCTTTCATCATAATCCCACCTTGAACCAACACATTGCTTGTCAGTGGTGCAGAAGTAAAAATTGAATGCCAATAGTCGTTAACTATATTGCAACCTAGCTTCAACAACCAGACCAGCTTTTGCTGAAGGTATATCTGCATGAAATGCTTCAGGTTTGTTTATCCAGGAAAGATgcaagttattttcaaaattttctgccATGAAAAACTGCAAGGAAGTAACAATGACCAGTCTGTCAGTTCTCCTGGAAAGTCAAACAAATGGGTTTTGTTGTATGAGGTAGTGAGTATAAGTTGTTTTATTGATTTGCGTGTcatatagatattaatatttgtatatcttTCAGGTATGAACACCAAGATATTGCCCTTCACTGCGGCACTATGTTGAGAGAGTGCGCCAGGTATGAAGCCCTCACTCGAATCATTCTCAATAGTGATGatttctataatttctttaaatatgttGAAGTGTCTACCTTCGACATAGCTTCTGATGCCTTCTCCACATTTAAGGTAAAGTTATGATTAGGGTTTTAGCTTGTCCCTTTGGTCTTGTCTCAATTAAATATCCAACTTAATTTTCTCATGCTGTAATTTTCACCTGTTGTTAAACCACAAATCCTATAGGGCAGCCATTATATTTATTAGAATTGAACGTTATTAATGATACATCCAGCTTTCCTTTATGTTTGACACTGTAATACGTATATGACAAAATCATCCCTGTAAATATTGTTCCTTATTCCAACTGGTAGTTGACTACTGATGTCATTGTAGTAACTAGAAGTTGTCAGATATACTTGATATTTATGGTATGTTTGAATTCAGTGGAATACAATTCCCATCTAACAAAAGCTCTGCTTGAAAACATTGCAGTGATGGATAGGGTTCGTACAGTCGTAGTATAAACCCGTGTATGTTGTTTGAAGCTGTTATAGTTTCTTCACTGTTTTAATCTTGTTCCATACATTGTGATTTTTATAGAGATTCGGAAACATTTATATGCGATATTAAGCATGTGTAAAAGATTGGGAATTCTGGAATTCAGACGTACAGATTCTGAAGAgcgtaaattttttatattttatttattttttttaatgtatggccacctctctttcctttgtgtttaTATGAATCAATCATGTTTagttataaataaaggcaatgccatggaggaaagagaaacaatggagtactgcaaggcctttcgacttacagtcctttacttattTTCGCGATTCAGTTACACGTTTAGTTaagtttatctgttttatttctcaGGAACTCCTGACCAAACATAAGATGCTGTGCGCCGAGTTCTTGGAGCAGAACTATGACCGGGTATTCTCACATTATGAGAACCTCCTCAATTCAGAAAACTATGTGACACGTAGACAGTCACTTAAGCTGCTTGGGGAACTTTTATTAGACAGACACAACTTTTCTGTAAGTAAAGGTTACCTTTTTTTCATGTCAGGAAGAAAAAAACAGTTATAATCATTACAACATTATTTGCTTTTCACTTTATTACAGCATTATTTGTAATGCATttagatatttttggttttacagTAACTTTACGAGTGTTATGTTAAACCTCGGGTAGTGGAAACTGCTTAAATGGTTATTTACAATGATTGCATATTGCTGTAAAAGAATTTGACaaatgtaattttgtaatatGCATGGTTGGTTATTTTTTGTGCATTATTTCAAGttcgtgtaaaaaaaaactgttaatgtTTTGACTGTTTACTGACAGTTTTAACTTCAATTGCAGGTGATGAAGCGGTATATTAGTAATCCAGACAACCTtaaattaatgatgataatgctaAAAGAGAAATCAAGAAACATACAGTTTGAAGCCTTCCATGTGTTTAAGGTCTTTGTAGCTAACCCAGACAAGCCACGGCCCATCCTGGAAATCTTATTGCGAAACCAGGACAAGCTTGTTGAGTTTTTAACGCGCTTCCATACCGACCGCTCGGAAGACGAGCAGTTCAACGATGAGAAGGCATATCTCATCAAACAAATCAAGGAACTAAAACCCCTCCCTCCAGATCAGTAGTATTATTTCAGTTGAATTGAAGAGGCAGCAATAAGAGAAGCTCAGGTTTCCACTGAGCTGCTGTTTAAGTGAACATTCATTCATTTCGTCGTTCATGGtgagaagctttattttgtcttgaaattcaatCAGCTTTCAAAGAATAAGAAATCCCAGCCTTGTCCCATGAATGAGCAATTACAAAACATTTAGCTTCTCTCCTCTGTAATATGCCTTAGTGATAACCTCAAGTTGTAACTGAGGGAGAACTTGAGGTATTGCTCATAGCGGGACCCTTCATAGTTGCTGCTGAATACACACACTTTGCATCGAGGACAGGCAGACAGGCACGGCACAGTTCAAAGCAGGCGTCCTCAGCATGACTGCATTGATGACGATCATGTTGGGGCCAAGTGAAGAGGTTGCTGTTCCTGTATTCAGCGAAACTCttactgttgctgctgctgttgagggTAGCATTTCAGCTCTTAATTTAGAggttatagtttatatataacatatgagaTTGGTCTAGAGAAGTGGCTTTTGAGAGAAGTGGCATCCATTGCAGtggagatatttgttttttttttttttataattatgagtAGCTCTCATGGTTTGCTTGAATTCATTTTGATCATTGATGTTTTCATTAGTAATGTGATCCATCTTTCACAAATGATTATAGGTTAATATTGGACTCGACTAATACTAATGGCTAAGGGTAACACTTGCTAACGTTTCAAAATTCTCGATCGGGAtattttacatacttttatttttttttttttttttgagctgccACTGATAAATTTACCTGTTATTGAAGgacaaaatactttttataacttttgtatatatataatgtgtgcagaAAGGGGATGTGATTTAACTGAAACAGTGTCGGTCACCTTGTTTAGAAATTCAATTTGAaagttttgtttcctttattcattatttattttttttactattttttttttaactacatcaGATTCTTAATTTTTCCAATTTAAGAATCTCTTTTTGATCAAACaggtattttctatttatttttactaggTTTTATGTTATCCAATACAAAAATCCAAACACCTTGCATTGTTTCAATGCGGGCATAGATTTTGTCGTACATTATACACAGGCGGTATTGTATAGTGTATGTAAgcaggaaaaatggaaatttatttaagaaatttggTAGGTTTTTAAAaggcctatatttatatatatatattatataaagcacGTAGAAGAGATGTGAAACTTGAACTTGTTCTTTCATTTACTAAAGAGAAAAGCTTGAGTTTAATATGGATTTGCAAAGACGAGCCATTTTGTCAATCAAGGATCACTTTCAAGAGTTGTGGAAATAACATGCACTTCCAATAGGAAGCTGAAACCagttttattttgtcaaatttagaaATGGAGATGCAGTgagtgttgttattttgaaatgctCTCAAGCATTCAGCTTTATGGCTATgtgatatttataaacaaaaagaaagtgtCTTAGAATTTTACAtcactgaattttctttttgttgaaaaGGTCATCTTGAGGTAAGTATGCTACAAAAAAAGATTCAGAATGTGATTTTTCTCTTTATGCtcagtttattgttatttctctaatgattagaatttgattttttaattttaagcatAATCACCACTGTTAACAATGTTTGTTTGGAATATGTAGggtgctttattattttgttggcagtaaagtaatttgcataaaatggTTATCAAACATCATTTAGCACATAATCCAAGGCGTATTGAGTTtggtacttttaattttttcatgaattggttttaatttatacatttcataatGAGAAACCATTGGCTAGTGAATCCatgctaaaaaaatataactaaacaaaATTATGAGAGTGATGATTTACCATACTACCTCCAACAgtttatggattagacacttgaATTTTGCGTGTCCACATGAGTTTCGTTGATGTCGAAGATtattgtaaagagaaaaaaaaggggaagaaaaattgagaaagatATCACAGTTACCCAGAGAATACCCTGTTGATAATAGTTGAATCAACACTTGACATAATGAACTGTGTACCTTAGATGAAATGTTAATATGGAATTGCTCCACATATCTGGCCATCAAGTATAACCAGTGGTGTAGCAGCAGTTACTGATACTAGAGACCAATAAATGATTTCAGATGACCTGAAATGTGTAAGAG
Protein-coding regions in this window:
- the Mo25 gene encoding protein Mo25 translates to MSLFRKSPKSPQEVSKALKDALTALERSDKKAEKAQEDTSKSLAQIKTMLYGTSDSEPQDIVLAQLAHEFYNSNMLLLLILNLHRIDFEGKKDVAQIFNNILRRQIGIRSPTVEYICTKPEILFTLMKGYEHQDIALHCGTMLRECARYEALTRIILNSDDFYNFFKYVEVSTFDIASDAFSTFKELLTKHKMLCAEFLEQNYDRVFSHYENLLNSENYVTRRQSLKLLGELLLDRHNFSVMKRYISNPDNLKLMMIMLKEKSRNIQFEAFHVFKVFVANPDKPRPILEILLRNQDKLVEFLTRFHTDRSEDEQFNDEKAYLIKQIKELKPLPPDQ